In the genome of Hyphomicrobiales bacterium, one region contains:
- a CDS encoding transposase: protein MFKGRHFDRSVILLCVRWYLAYSLSLRDLEEMLTERGVSVDHSTIHRWVEHFSPRLLERFNRRKRAVTGKWHVDETYIKVRGRWMYQYRAIDSVGDTVEFWFSEHRDLPAAKRFLRKALARHGRPDRIVIDGSQTNREAIIACDTESRLLDRPRRPLKRIGIRQSQYLNNRIEQDHRRIKRRARPMLGFKSFGSAAITLAGIEMVQMMRKRQGRFAFNPAPTLKEQFEAIAA, encoded by the coding sequence ATCCTGCTGTGCGTGCGGTGGTACCTGGCCTACAGCCTCAGCCTGCGCGACCTGGAAGAGATGCTGACCGAGCGTGGGGTCAGCGTCGATCATTCGACGATCCATCGCTGGGTCGAGCACTTTTCGCCGCGGCTGCTCGAACGCTTCAATCGGCGCAAGCGCGCGGTCACCGGCAAATGGCATGTCGACGAGACCTACATCAAGGTCCGGGGTCGCTGGATGTATCAGTATCGCGCCATCGACAGTGTCGGCGATACGGTGGAGTTCTGGTTCAGCGAGCACCGTGACCTGCCGGCGGCCAAACGCTTTCTGCGGAAGGCGCTTGCGCGCCATGGCCGGCCTGATCGCATCGTGATTGACGGCAGCCAGACCAACCGGGAGGCGATCATCGCCTGCGACACCGAAAGCCGGCTGCTGGATCGACCCCGACGACCGCTGAAACGGATCGGGATCCGGCAGAGCCAATACCTCAACAACCGGATCGAACAGGATCACCGGAGGATCAAGCGACGGGCTCGGCCAATGCTGGGGTTCAAGTCCTTTGGCTCGGCGGCGATCACGCTGGCTGGCATCGAGATGGTTCAGATGATGCGCAAACGCCAAGGACGCTTCGCCTTCAATCCGGCTCCGACGCTGAAAGAACAATTCGAGGCCATCGCCGCCTGA
- a CDS encoding Toprim domain-containing protein — translation MWRKETGKERRTRARAGRIMERNELEELRVRVPCAAVLEQAGFTIDLPESSRKAIKYRRGEAIVIVIHAGRGWFDPRSDAKGDVFGLVEHLNGVSFVEGLDRVAALVGFVPKDPAWLRPPRDSRPVRSIFERWSSRRRPWPGSMMWCYLRDDRFLPDAVIRAAIRQDLLREGPYGSMWAAHGDEAGAVIGWEERGREWRGFSTGGAKLLFRFGSPEAARLCVTEAAIDAMSLAALERSRPDSLYLSTGGGWSPATAAAIRMLAGRTGALLIAATDNNHQGETYAQRLMVIAREIGCGFERLRPVQVDWNAGLQAATANGQEEKGRREGDRAAACPPAASRVTLRPAAPALDPAGRRGGRGRGVMKG, via the coding sequence GTGTGGAGAAAGGAAACAGGCAAGGAAAGGCGGACGCGAGCGCGTGCCGGCAGGATCATGGAACGGAATGAACTGGAGGAGTTGCGGGTCCGCGTGCCGTGCGCCGCGGTGCTCGAGCAGGCGGGCTTCACGATCGACCTGCCGGAAAGCAGCCGCAAGGCGATCAAGTATCGCCGCGGAGAGGCGATCGTCATCGTGATCCATGCTGGGCGGGGCTGGTTCGATCCTCGGTCCGATGCGAAAGGCGATGTGTTCGGCCTGGTCGAACATCTCAACGGCGTATCCTTCGTCGAAGGCCTCGACCGTGTCGCTGCACTGGTCGGCTTCGTTCCGAAAGATCCAGCTTGGCTCCGGCCGCCGCGCGACTCCAGACCGGTACGGTCTATCTTCGAGCGATGGTCGAGCCGTCGCAGACCGTGGCCCGGCTCGATGATGTGGTGCTATCTGCGCGACGATCGCTTCCTGCCGGACGCCGTCATCCGGGCTGCGATCCGCCAGGATCTCCTGCGTGAAGGCCCGTATGGCAGCATGTGGGCAGCGCACGGCGACGAGGCCGGCGCGGTCATCGGTTGGGAGGAGCGCGGTCGGGAGTGGCGCGGTTTCTCGACCGGTGGCGCGAAGTTGCTGTTCCGGTTTGGCTCGCCTGAGGCGGCGCGCCTCTGTGTGACCGAGGCCGCGATCGACGCCATGAGCCTCGCCGCCCTTGAGCGATCGAGACCCGACAGTCTCTATCTCAGCACCGGCGGAGGATGGTCGCCGGCAACCGCCGCCGCGATCCGTATGCTGGCGGGGCGCACCGGGGCCTTGTTGATTGCCGCGACCGACAACAACCACCAAGGCGAGACCTACGCCCAGCGGTTGATGGTGATAGCCCGCGAGATCGGCTGCGGATTTGAGCGCCTGCGACCGGTGCAGGTCGACTGGAACGCCGGCTTGCAAGCGGCGACGGCGAATGGTCAGGAGGAGAAAGGAAGGAGAGAAGGGGACCGGGCTGCCGCATGCCCGCCGGCCGCCTCAAGGGTGACGCTTCGCCCGGCTGCGCCGGCCCTTGACCCGGCCGGACGGAGAGGCGGCCGCGGGAGAGGGGTCATGAAGGGCTGA
- a CDS encoding conserved hypothetical protein (Evidence 4 : Unknown function but conserved in other organisms), with amino-acid sequence MNLSPIRKVFQGVADRRQMFRMFDRHAQRPNRWEGDDSALYRGEWFEVGLVEHDYMLDILPPLWMCGDMFSMREFLTGSITSIFFSLSIDGCDRYFHGYCDLADKASPALMSDAIIERESRPVRAMTREERLDHIWSSTQDEYRGYAEGRFPSAQYGQRIVMMCASWQARDFKLLDELTDAEVSAKLPVHLRYLPDAIAA; translated from the coding sequence ATGAATCTCTCTCCCATCCGCAAGGTCTTCCAGGGCGTCGCCGACCGGCGCCAGATGTTCCGCATGTTCGACCGCCACGCGCAGCGCCCGAACCGCTGGGAAGGCGATGACAGCGCGCTCTACCGCGGCGAGTGGTTCGAGGTCGGCCTGGTCGAGCACGACTACATGCTCGATATCCTGCCGCCGCTCTGGATGTGCGGCGACATGTTCTCGATGCGCGAATTCCTGACCGGCTCGATCACCAGCATCTTCTTCTCGCTCTCGATCGACGGGTGCGACCGCTACTTTCACGGCTATTGCGATCTCGCCGACAAGGCCTCGCCGGCCCTGATGAGCGACGCGATCATCGAGCGCGAATCCCGCCCGGTCCGGGCGATGACGCGGGAAGAGCGGCTGGACCACATCTGGTCGAGCACCCAGGACGAGTACCGCGGCTATGCCGAGGGGCGCTTTCCCAGCGCGCAGTACGGACAGCGCATCGTCATGATGTGCGCCTCCTGGCAGGCCCGCGACTTCAAGCTGCTCGACGAGCTCACCGACGCTGAGGTCTCGGCCAAGCTGCCGGTCCATCTGCGCTACCTTCCCGACGCGATCGCAGCATGA